CCGCCTTTCGTCGCGGGCTTCGACCACGTCCAGCTCGCCCTCCCGCCCGGCGGCGAGGAGCGGGCGCGGGCCTTCTACGGCGCGGTGCTCGGCATGACCGAGCTGCCCAAACCGCCCGCGCTGGCGGCGCGCGGCGGCTGCTGGTTCGCGAGCGGTGACGCCGTCCTCCACCTGGGCGTCGAGCAGGATTTCCGCCCCGCCCGGAAGGCTCACCCCGGCCTGCGGGTGGCCCACGGAGCACTGGACGCCCTGGCCGCCCGCCTCACCGAGGCCGGGGCGCCGGTCCGGTGGGACGAGGCGGTTCCGGATGTACGGCGCTTCCACTCGGCGGACCCCTTCGGGAACCGGCTGGAGTTCCTGCGGCCTCTATAGGCCATACGGGACCGCTCGGGGGACGGGTCCTGTCGGGGGACGGGGGAAGGGCATGCGAACGGGCACGTGGGTACGCGTACCGGTGACCCGAGCCGCGCGGTGGGGCGCGGTGGGAACGGCGGGGGTGGTCGTCGCCCTGGCGATCGCGCTGATCGCCGTCGCCTGTACGGGCGATCCGGGGACACCGGCCGCGCTGCCGGAGGGAGACCGGCCCGTACGCCCTGTCTCCCTCACCGGGCGAGCGCTGTGGGACTCCCGGGATCTGGGCCTGGGGAAGGTCGCGGGGGCCGAATTCCGGGGTGGTACGGCACTGGTGCTCGGTTCCGGTGCGGGCCGTGGCCCGGATACCCGGCTGGCGGCGGCCGACGCCGACACCGGCCGGCCCCGCTGGATGGTGGACGCGGGCATGCCGCTGGTGAGCCGCCGCACCACCCGCTCCGGCCCCGTCACCGACCGCGCGGCCACCGGCAAGCCCGTACTCGCCGACGGCGGATACCTCGCGCGGGGCCAGAGCGGCACCGACGGCAAGCCGCTCGTGGTGGACGGCGGCAACGGCGACCCGGGCAGTGGCTCGAAGGCCGCGGAGGGCTGGAGCGTGCTCGTCCGCTACGTCGTCGAGAAGGCACCCGGCACCGAGAGCGAACACGGCGTCGCGGCGCTCTCCGGCAAGGACGGCAGCCTGCGCTGGAAGACGAAGCTGCCACTGGGCGGCGAGCTGCGGCTGCTGAGCACCGAGGGCGACACCGCGCTGGCGGCCGTCGCCGACCAGCAGGGCGGCCAGGTCACCAGCTACGCGCTCGACACCGCCGACGGCGACGTGCGCTGGCGGCACCATGGCGACATCATCCACAGCCTCGCCGGGGACACCGCGCTGGGCGAGCACCCGGGCGAGACCGGCTGGTGGCCAGGGCCGGGCGACAGCAACCGGGACGGCTGGGTCGTCGCGCTCGACGCCGACACGGGCGAGAAGAGGTGGAGCCTGGAGCACAAGTACCGCGAATCCGTACTGGAAGGCGCGGTTCGCGGCAACGCCGTCGTCCGCACCGAGAACAGCTCCTCGCTCAGCAAGGCACTCGTCCTGGACACCGCCACCGGGCGCGGGACCCACACGCTCGACGAGGGCTTCCACACCTGTGCCCGGCCGGTGGACGGCCTGCTGGCCTGCGCGGAGCTGAGCGAACCGCGGCTGGTGACCCTCCGCGCGGGCCGGCGGGACGAGCCGGTCCGCTCGACGCGCGAGATCCTCGACGGCGGCACGCTGTCCGGGGTGAGGGTCGGCGCCGTGGACGGTGGCCGCGTCTATGTGAGCGGCACCAGCGACGACACCGAGCGGGACGACGAAGCCGAGCGGGACAGGGCCGACGGCAGCCTCGCCGCCGACGCGCGCCGCGCCGCCGTCGTCGACCGGGCCGGCAACACCCTGCGCGAGGACCTGCCCGGCGAACCGGTCGCCGCCTCGGCGCGGTACGCGGCGTTCCGGGTCACCGTCCGGCACGGCTCGGGCGCGAGGGCGACGAGCAGCGAGCACGTCGCCGTCCACCGTGCCGCCGACGGGGCCCGGCGCCCCGCCGGGCCCGGCCCGGAAGGCCCGTCCGAGGCCCGGCCGGTCTCCTACGACCAGCAGCCCTTGTGGTCCGCCGCCGCCGGTCACGGCCGCCTGCCGGAGACGGACACGCAGTCCGACGCACGTGCCCGGGAGACCGGACTGGAACGGCTCCAGTCCGTCGACCTGGTGGGCGACACCCTCCTGTACGCGGGCCAGACCGACGACCACGGCACCCGCTACGTCGGCGTCGACGCCAACACGGGCAAGGTCCGCTGGCGGATCGGGGGCCGGGGCTTCGGCGACGGGGCCCGGCCCGCGAGCCAGGGCCTGTACCAACTGGCAGGCGCGAAGCGCCGGACGCTGCTCGCCACGTACGAAAGGGAGGCCACCGGGGAGCAGGGCGTGGCGGCCGTCTCCGTACGCGACGGCAAGGTGCTGTGGAAGCAGCCCGTCACCTACGACAAGGACGAGTACGTCCTCCTGCGCGACGCGGACGCCAAGCGGTTCGTCGTCCGGACTTCGGCCTACGGCGCGGGATCGTCGGACGAGGGCCGCACCATGGTCTACGACCTGGCCGGCCACAACCGCCGGGCCCAGGTGAAGAACACCGGCGACGACGCGTTCCTGGCGGGCGGCACCCTGCTCACCGAGGTCCCTGCCCGGCCGGGCAGGGCGTGGGCGGACCGGACCAACAGCGACGTGGCCGCCTACGATGCCGACTCCGGCAAGCGCAAGTGGCGCCTCCGTGACCGTTACGACGACGCGGCCCTCCTGGCCGTCGGCGGCGAGCGGGCCGCCGTCATCACCCACGAAGGCGGCGGCGCCGTCCTCGACCCCGTCACCGGCAAGCGGCTGGCCACCACCCGCGCACCCCTCCACCTCTGCACGGGCGAGGCCGATCCGCTCCTGGTCTGCCGGTCGGGCTCCGGCGACACGGCGGACGGCACCCACCCCGTCACCGTGCGGACGGGGGGCCACGCGGGCTCCCGTACGGCGACCCTGCGCGAACTCCCAGCGCTCGGCAACCGGAGCGACTACCTCACCCTGGGTGGCCGTTTCTTCGCCGGGACCGGCCCTGCGGGACCCCACTCGCGCGGCGCCTTCACGACGATGGACGACCACGGCCGCCGCCCGGCCCGAAGCTCCCTGCCCGGCATGCCTCGCGCCGTCACCGACGACCATGTGGTGCTGGTGAACGGTCAGTTGGGCGAGGGCTCCCTCCTCGGTGCCCGGATCACCGTCCACCGCCGGAAGTGAGCGCTCCTTCCCGCCCTCCCTCCTGTCCCAGCCGTCCACCCCGGCTCTCGGCGACCCGGACCGCGTCCCGCAGCGCCGCACACAGCCGGACGGCGAAGGTGTGGACCTGTACGACGCTGTTGTCCGGCCGCTGGGTCAGCGCGGAGCGGGCGACCAGCAGCAGTTCGGTGGCCTCGTCCAGCTGCCGTTCCTCCAACTGGTCGGCGAGTTCCGAGATGAGACCGTCGCCGTCCGGATCGGCGGACAGATAGCAGGGCTTGCCCTCGGGCGTACTCCAGGGCAGGAGGCGCAGTTCGGTATTCGACCCGGGGTTGGACGGCGTGGCGCTTGATGGCATGGGGGCTCCTCAACGGTCAGGGGACGCAGGCCGGAGATCGCGGACGGACGCCCACCACGGGAGGGAGCCCCGGCTCGGGGACAGGGGCCGCAACAGAGCTCGTACGGAGGGCTGTTGCGCACGCGTGCTGGTCAGCGTCCCGCTCCCGTCGAGGAGGAGCTGGACGACGCCCGTACGGCGAGCTGCGGAATCGTAGGCGCATACCCCGACCGCGAGCTCTTTCGCAACACTTGTCGCCATAACGGGTGCTCCTCGACCGTACTTCCGTATGAGGCACGCCAGTTGGACTACCGTGCGTGTTCCGGCAACTACGACGATGCACCAGATCGCGCCACGGAAAGCCGCTGACCAGCGTCGCTTCCCCGCCGAACGGCGCATGTTCAACACCTTCCACGGAGGAGGCCGTGATGCCCGCACGACGACCCGTCACCGGCAGGAGCCGAGAGCCCCGTAAGCGGTTCGCGGAGGAGTTGCGCGCCAGAAGGGCCGACAACGGCGAGAGCCTGCGCCGCCTGGCCGAGCGGATGGGCTGGGACTACTCGCTCTTCGGCAAGATGGAGAGCGGAGTCACCATCGGCAGCCCCGAAGTGGTCCAGGCACTGGACGAGCACTACGGCACGGGCGACCTGTTGCTGACGTTGTGGGAGCTGGCGTCAGCCGATACGAGCCAGTTCCGCGAGCAGTACCGGGAATTCATGGGCCTGGAATCCAAGGCCATAAGCATCCAAAAGTTCGCACCCAGTGTGGTGCCTGGCCTGCTCCAGACGGAGGCGTACGCGAGGGAGCTGCTGCTCCTGGGCGGTCTGCCTCCTGGGGACGAACTGGATCAGCAGGTCGCCGCCCGAGTGAGCCGCCGAGGGCTTCTGTCCCGCGAGGGCGCCCCCAATCTGCGTGCCATCCTGGACGAGGCCGTTCTGCATCATGCACTGCCTGACCACCAGGAATGGCGCGAGCAGCTTACGAATCTCCTCGTGATGGGGGAGCGGCGGAACGTGAACATCCAGGTCCTTCCGTTCGCGGCACACCTGCGCGAGATGATGAACACGGAGACGTCATTTCTGGTCTCGCCGGATTGCCATACGGTCGCCTGGGTGGAGACTGGTTACGATGGGCAACTGGTCACGCACACATCCGGAGTTGACGAGCTCCAGGGCCGTTACGATCGATTGCGCGACTATGCGTTGTCCCCGCGTGAGTCGGCTGAGTTCATCGCGCACATTCTGGAGGAAGTCCCATGCCCGTCTCCCGAGTCGACCTGAGCGCTGCTAGGTGGCGGAAGTCGAGATACAGCAACCACAACGGCGGTGATTGCGTCGAGGTCGCCGACAACATCCCCGGTGTGGTCCCGGTCCGGGACAGCAAGGTGTCTGAGGGCCCGGTGCTCGTTTTCGGGGCCGCCGCATGGTCCGGGTTCGTCGCGCAGGTCGCGAAGCGATGAGCGCCGCGCGCTGGCGCAAGTCGAGCTACAGCAATCAGGACGGCGGTGATTGCGTCGAGGTCGCCGACAACATCCCCGGTGTGGTCCCGGTCCGGGACAGCAAGGTCCCCGAGGGGCCCGTCCTGCTCGTCGGTTCGCGTGCTTGGGCGGGGTTCATCGGCATGATGCGGCGTGAAGGGGCGTGACGCGCACCCTGGTGGTGGCGGCGACGGACTCCCACGTTGAGTTGCGGCTGCGGCCCTGGCAGGCGGGCGACGCGGAGGCGCTCATGCTCGCGCACCGCGATCCGGTGCTGCGCCGCTGGCTGACGGATCCGCTGGACAGCGCGGCTGAGGCGCGGGCGTGGATCGGCCGGCAAGCCGAGGGCTGGGCCGCGGGTACTCGCCTCGGCTTCGTCGTGCTGGAGGGTGAGCGGCTGACGGGGCAGGTGGTGGTCAGGCGAGGGGCCGAGTCGACGGTTGCCCAGCCGGAGGTCGGCTACTGGGTCGCGGCGTCGGCGCGAGGCCGTGGCGTCGCGACGCGCGCGCTGGAGGCGGTCACCACGTGGGCGCTGGATCCGGCGGGCCCGCTGGCCGAGGACAGCCTGGCGCTGGTGCACTCCGTGGAGAACGATGCCTCCTGCCGCGTGGCCGAGAGGTGCCGCTACCCCTTGAGTACCGTGCTCCCGCCCGCGCCCCCGGCCTATCCGGCCGAAGGCCACCTGCATATGAGGCGGCGGGAGCTCCGCGTGCAAAGCCCCCGCCCTCAACGGCGGGACCTGCCGTCCTCGTCCAACTCGTCGGCCGTGGGCGGTATGGGCGCAGGAGCACGGACTGACGCACGGTGACGTACCCCCGAGGCACCTGGGGCTATGTTCCGACGTCCTGTGTATGGGCCGGCCAGGCGTAACCCGCCCCGCGCGCAGCGGCCCTCCCCGGGCTTGCGGGTGCGTGCACCGCCCCCCTCCCACCCTCCCCATTTTGTCGTCACCCCCTGAGCAGGTGACGACAAAAAATGACCCCCCTGCCGACGGCGCCCCGCCCCAGGGCCGTCCGATGAGTCGCGTCGGCGGCGCGTCAGGAGAGGCTCTAGTGTCTTCGCTCGTGACTGAACCCTCCTCCCTCCTCGGCGCGACAGCGGATGCCTACGATGCCGTCGCTGTCCGCTACGCCGAACTCGCCCGCAATGAGCTTGACGCTCTTCCGCTGGATCGCGCGGTGCTCGCTGCGTTCGCCGAGCTCGCACGGAGCACCGATGCCGGGCCCGTCGCCGAGCTGGGATGTGGACCTGGACGTGTTACCGCGCACTTGCGGGACTTGGGGCTGGATGTCTTCGGCGTCGACCTGTCCCCTGTGATGATCGAGCTCGCCCGCGAGACATACCCGGACCTGCGGTTCGAGGTCGGTTCCATGGATGCCATGGATCTGGCCGACGGGAAGCTGAACGGCATCGTGTCCTGGTATTCGGTCATTCACACCCCACCGCAGGACATGCCCTCGTACTTCGCCGAGTTCCGGCGGATACTCGCGCCTGGTGGTCACCTCTTGCTCGGCTTCTTCGAGTCAGAGGGGGAGGCGGTTACGCCGTTCGACCACAAGGTGGCGACCGCCTACCGGTGGCCGATCGACGATCTCGCGGGGCTGGCCGGTGAAGCCGGGTTCGTCGAAGTCGGCCGGATGCTGCGTGAGCCGCGCGAGGAGGAACGGTACCGCCGGGGGCACCTGCTGATGCGCCTGGGCAAGTAACTCAGGTGATCGCGTGCCCGTGAAGGGCTGCCGGGCAGTCACGAGTGGAGCCAAAGGCGTATGGCGGCGTCCAGCACCTCGCCCTGCGCGAAGTTGCCGGCCGTGAGGAAGTAGGCGGGCCTGTGCGGAGTGAATTCCAAAGTCGTGCCGGGCCGTGCCTGTACCGCGCAGAACGGGGAGTTGCTCATGCCGAGGCCGACCGAGGCGGTATTGGCGGGCACGGTGGGCAGCGACCTGATGTAGAGGGAACCCAGCTGGGGGGTGGGAGTGGCGGTGACTGGGACGGCGACAGGGCGCACGAGCAGCCCGGCAGCTCCCGGCAGTTGCCGGCAGCTCCCGGCCGTGATCAGCGCGGCGGGCGTCCGGCGAAGTGACGGGCGAGCAGTTCGAGGCCCTCGGTGACATGGGCGGTGGCGATGGCTCCGTAGCCGAGGGCCAGGCCGGGCTGTGGCCGGTCACCGGCCGTGTAGGCCGCCAGGCTCTCTACCGCGATGCCCGAGGCACCCGCCCGGTCCAAGACGGCGGCGAGGTCGACGGCCGCGTCCGGCCTGAGCCGGGCGGACAGGTGCAGGCCGGCGGCGGAGGGCACCGGGTCGAGCCAGTCGGCGAAGCCCGCACGCAGCGCCGTCATGACGTGTTCGTGCCGCTCGGCGTAGACCCGGGTGGCCCTGCGGACGTGCCGGGACAGTTCGCCCGAGTCGATGAAACGGGCGAGCGCGGCCTGCCCGACGAGGTCGCCGTGCCAGTCGGTGAGCTGCTTGGCAGCGCGCAGCGCCGGTCGCAGCGAGGCCGGGGCGATGAGGAATCCGAGCCGCAGCATCGGCAGCAGCGTTTTGGAGAACGTGCCCACGTAGACGACCCGGCCGGTGCGATCGAGGCTCTGTAGCGGCTCCAGCGGGCGCTCGCCGAAGCGGAACTCGCTGTCGTAGTCGTCCTCGACGATCACGGCACCGTGACGCGACGCCCACGCGAGCAGCGCCGCCCTCCTGGCCGGGGACATCGGCATGCCCATCGGGAACTGGTGGGAGGGCGTGACGTACACCAGGCGGGCAGTGGCCGGGAGGGCGCTCACGAGCAGGCCCTCGTCGTCCACCGGTACCCCGATGACCCTGGCGCCCAGTGAGCGGAACAGCTGCCGCGCCGCCGGATAGCCGGGATCCTCGACGGCGACGTGGTCGCCCGGTTCGATCAGGATCCGGCCGATGAGGTCGAGGGCCTGCTGGGCGCCCTGGGTGACCAGGACGTCCTCGGCGTCGGCCCGGACCGACCGGGAGACCCCGACGTGCCGGGCGACGGCCTCGCGCAGCCCGGCGTGTCCGGCGGGATCGGCGTATCCGGAGGCCGACCGGAGGACCGAGGCCCGCAGTTCCCCGGCGACCAGGCGCCGCCAGGTGGCGAAGGGGAACAGGCCGGGGTCCGGCCTCCCGACGCGGAAGTCGTGGACGGGCGGCGAGGTGGCGGCGGCCGGCTCGGTGGCGGGCGCGAGGCCGTCCCACAGGGGCCGGGGGCGGACGCCACGCCCCGTCGGCGCCGTACGGGAGCCGGAACCGGAACCGGAACCGGAGCCGGAACCGGATCGGGCGTGGGCGGCGGGTGGCGTGACCGGCCCGGTCCCCACGAAGGTGCCGGCCCCGACGCGGGCGACGACGAACTCCTCGGCCGCCAGCCGCTCGTAGGCCACGGCGACCGTGTTGCGGGCGACGGCGAGCCTGCCGGCGAGCTCCCGGGTGGGCGGCAGGCGTTCCCCCGGGCGCAGCCGGCCGTCCAGGATCGCGTCGAGCAGCTGGCGGTAGATGCGGGAGGTGAGGTCGCCGGGACCCGAGAGCGAGACATGAACGTCCACGGCAGGACCCTACATTGGCCCAATCAGACTGATGGGAATTGGCACTTCTCAGGGCCAATTCCGGGCCGTTGAATGTTCCTCGCTTGAGAAATCGGCGACCGAGGAGCCCCCTGTGACCACCGCAGACATATGGTTCGATCCGAAATGCCCCTGGGCGTGGAACACTTCCCGCTGGCTGCTCGAGGTGGAGCGGGTCCGCGACATCGAGGTGCGTTTCCACGTCATGAGCCTGTGGCTGCTCAACGAGGGCCGGCAGGGGCTTGAGGAGTGGTACGAGCGCTGGCTGTCCGACACGCTGGGCCCGGTCCGGGTGCTCATCGCCGCGGAACGTGAGTATGGCACCGAGGTCCTGCGGGACCTTTACACCGCCTTCGGCGACCGGATCCACCGGAACAAGACACCCATCGGCCGCGAGCTGTACACCGGGGCGCTGGCGGAGCTGGGCCTGACCGGGAAACTGGCCGACGCCGCGGAGGACACCGCCCACGACGAAGCCCTCCGGAGCAGCCACCGGGCCGGCCTCGACCCGGTCGGCGAGGACCTCGGCACTCCGGCCCTCCACGTCACGGGAGCGGACGGAACGCTCAACGCGTTCTTCGGCCCGGTGGTGAGCCCCGTGCCCCGCGCCGAAGCGGCCGGCCGGCTCTGGGACGGCGTCCTCGGCGTCTCCGCCACGCCGGGATTCTTCGAGCTCAAGCGCGGGCGCACCGAGTCCCCCCGCGTCGACTGATGTCCGGGGGCGACTGATGTCCAGGATCGTGCCGGCCCCCGGTCCGCTGCGGGTCCTGGCCCTGGCGCAGCTGGCCAACTCCCTCGGTGACGGTGCCTTCTACGCCTCCTCGGCGCTGTTCTTCACCCGCCTCGTAGGGCTCTCCCCGGCCCAGGTGGGGCTCGCGCTGACGTTCGGATGGACGACGGCCGTCCTGGCCGGACTACCGCTCGGCTACCTCACCGACCGGTGGGGGCCGCGCCGCACCGCGGTGGTGCTTTCCGTGGCGACCGCCACGACCCTGAGCGCCTTCCTCGTCGTGCGGACCTTCCCGCTCGTCCTGCTCGTCGTCTGCGGATACGCCTGCTGCCAGGCGGGCCTGGCCTCGGCCCGGCAGGCGCTGTTGGCCGCGCTGGTGGCCCCGGCCGAGCGGACCCGGGCGCGGGCACAGTTGCAGGCCACGCTCAACGCGGGCCTGGCAACCGGCGCCGGACTGGGCGCACTGGCCCTCGCCCTGGGCACCCGGCCGGCATACCTGACGGTCTTCGCCCTCGACGCGGCGAGCTTCCTGGCCGCCGCACTCGTACTGAGCCGCCTGCCCCGCACGCGGACCGCCGCCCGCACGCGGACCGCCGCCCGCACGCGGACCGCCGCCCGAACGCGGACCGCCGCCCGAACGCTGACCGCCGCCCGCACGCTGACCGCGCGGAAGGCGCTGGCCACCGCACCCCGTCCGACCGTGCTCCGCGACCGGCCGTACACACTGATCACGCTGCTCAACGCGGTCATGTGCCTGAACATGCCGCTGCTCAGCCTGGGCCTGCCGATGTGGACCGTGCAGCGGACCGACGCGCCCGCGGCGATGGCCGCGGTGTTGCTGGTGGTCAACATGCTGGGCGTGGTCGCCTTCCAGGTGCGCGTGGCCCGACGGGTGACCGACCTGCGCACCGCCACCCGGGCGACCAAGCACGCCGGCTGGCTGATGCTCGCCGCCTGCGCGGTGTACGCACTGTCCGGAGCAGGCATCGGGGCCGGGGCGGCGACGGTCGCCCTGATCGTCGCCGCAGTGATCCAGGTGTTCGGCGAGATGCTGCACGGGGCGGGCAGCTGGGAGATCGGTTTCGGCCTGGCGCAGCCCGACCGGCAGGGTCAGTACCAGGGCTTCTTCGGCATGGGCCCGCAGCTCGCCCGGATGCTCGGCCCGGTCCTCCTGACCACGCTCCTGGTGACCTGGGGCATCCCCGGCTGGCTGGTACTCGGCGGCCTGTTCCTGGCCGCCGGAGCCGCCTTCGGCCCAACCGTGCGCCACGCCGAGCCCGGCCGATCCGGACCGCTCGGCCCACGACACGACGCCGAAGCCGCACCCGGACCAACGGCCGGCTGATCCGCCCCCTGCTCATTGCCGTCGGCGGACGTCACCCCGGCGCCCACACCCTGCTGGCGCAACCCCCGCTCCCGACGGAGACGTCAGCAGAAAGCTCGTCGGCAAAAAGCTCGTGGGCAGGAAGCGATCCGTCGTGATCGACACCAGCGGCTTCCTGCTGCCCGTCCTGGTCACCGCAGCGAGCGTCCAGGACTCCTCGTCGACCACGCTGCTCGGCTCGGCATCGCCCGTCGCACGCCCGGCACTCGCGGCTTCTCCGTACTCCCGCGCAGGTGGGCGGTAGAGCGCACTCTCGGGCACGCACCAATGTCACACCGGCACGTCATAATGTTCGAATACGGCTTCTTCTTCGCGCCGTGGAGCAGGAAAATGCCGTAGAGATCAGCTGTGGGGCATTCGGCGCAGCACACATCGTGCCGTCGGCCGCAACCAGGGGGAGTAAACGGGGATGAGTGAGTTCACCGGAGTCGACCCACTTCGGCTACGTGAGTTGGCCAACGCGCTGCAAGGCCTGGCGGACGCGCTCGACGCGGACGGCACCACCATTCGTAACCTCTTCTCGAAGTGGGAGGGGACGCTCGGCCAGTCCGTCCTGACGCAGCAGACCACGCAGGTCGGCGACGACGCACACAACATGGCGCTGCGGGCCTCTCTTGCCTACAGCCTCTTGCTCCAGCCCCGGTTCACCTCGGCGAACAGCCCGCATTCGAACTGGGTCAACATCCAGTGGGACGTCTCGCAGATCGACACCGCGTTGGAGGGGCAGCGGGAGGCCATGAGCCTGCTGGAGGCGTTGGACGATCCCGACGATCCACAGTCGCGCGCCACCATCCAGATGCTGTCCCAGTCACTCGAAGACCACGCGGACGACCCGGCGTATCTCCAGGCGTTCATGAACTCCGGTGGCCTGGACGCCTCGGTGCGCGCGGCACGGTTCCTGCACGACCAGGACGGCACCCACGGCAGCACCGTGCTCTCCTCCGACTCGCAGGAGATCCTCGCCAGCTTCGGGCTTGCCGTGCAGTCCGCGACCAGCCTCGCCGAGCAGGGAGAGATTCAGCTTCCGGCCAACTACCTGGACAAGCTGACGAGCCCCCCGAACGGGGACATGTGGTCGGTCGGCATGCTCTTCCAGTACGGGCCGAACGGCGACAAGTGGGACCCGAAGGTGTTGTCCACGGTCGGCGGCGCGATGCTGGATTGGCGATCGGGGCAAGAGATGCGCCCCAACTACTCCGAACCCACCATCCTGGGCACCGGATACGTCCCGGGCGGTTACGTCGAGTCGGACAATCCCTGGTACGACAACCTGGGCCTGGACGTCTCATACCTCACTGTGGGCGCCGACGACGCCGCCGACCGCATCCAGGCCATCGCCGCCAACGACCCGTCGGTCATCCTCATGCAGAGCGTCAGCGAGAACCCGGACGCCTCCCGCCTGCTGCTGACCGGTCCTGACGGCGACGATCACGCCAAAGTGCTGGTCGACGAGAAGTGGCACACGCCTGGCCCCCAGTCGTTCAACGAGGCCCAGTGGCCGGCCGCCGTCATCACCGCCGCCACTTCGGACCGGACCGGTCACCCGACGGAATCGGTGGAGGCCGCGGCCAACGTCATCAACGCGGGAGCGGCCGAATACGGCGACGAAAAGAACAAGAGCGAATACGACAAGTCGCAGTATCCGGTCCCGGGACAGATCACTCACGCGTTGGCGCAGGTGTTCGCGACCTATGTGCCTGACTTCGCCCAGTCCCACGGCATGCCCGAGGGCCAGGCGGCAGCGCCGGCTACCGGAGCGGACAATGCCGGCATGCTGATCGTCGGACACGAGACAGCGCTGAATTTCATCAGCATGATCGCGCAGAACAGCGGCGACGCCGGACACCTGGTCAACTCCGTCAACGCGCAGATCTCCCTGACGGCCGCGACGGGAATGGAATCTCCCGAGGTGCAGACCTACCTGAACAACCTGGCCGAGCTGCAAGGCGTGGTGACCGCCGGCGCCCATCAGACCGGTCTCGACGCGGAGAAGCTGACAGACGAGGCGAACAAGACGACCGTGCTGTGGGTGGACTCCGTCGGTGGCGCCATCACCTCCATTCCGGGGCTGCCGCCCGGGGCCGAGTGGGTCCAGACATTGATCACCGCCGGCCTGCCCGCCGTGAAGGAGAGTTTCTCCACGGACAACGCCCAGAAGTACCAGGAGGGCGCCGGGTCGAAGTTCTACGACGACCAGTCCTCCATGCGACTGCCACTGGTACAGGGCCTGGTCCTCAGCGGACAGATCGAGCCTCCTGAGAACCACCCGGAATGGGCGAACGGGCAGATCACGCTCGACGACGCAGGCGACCGGACGGACTTCAACAGCTGGTGGCAGCAGCTCGCGGGTCAGCCGGACCTCCATCTGGACGACTTCGACGACGAGATGCGGGACGCCTTCGAACGGGGAAACAGCGCCAACTGACGAGGGGGAGAAATGGGCCAGTCACCAGCCGATCTGTGCAGACAGGACATGGGAACGATCGAGACCGCGGTGACCAATATCCGCACCGCCGTGCAAAAGGTGACCGAGCTGATGGGCTCGGACACCTGGGCGGGTCCCACTGCGGACAGCTGGGCCGAAGACTTCAACGGCCGTATGAGTTCGCTGAACTACCTCTTCGACTCCTACCCGGCAGAGGAGCAGCAGCTCATCGCCAAGGCCGGGGAGCTGGAGCCGAAGTAGGACGTTCGCGCACAGCCGTCCACGACATCGGCTGAGTCGCCGGGAGGTCCCGGCGGCTCAGCTTTTTCTCGTCGTAGCGGGTGGCGGGGAGGAGGTAGCCGTCCCGGCGGTCTTCGGGGGAAGTCGAGCCAGTCGGGGCCGTCGTCCTCGCGGACGGCAAAGCATCCGCATACGACGCGGTGGCCGTTCGGCAGAAGGACTGTTCCTCGCAGGTGGCCGAACTCCGCGAGGGACGCGACGGTGCGGGCGACCTCGCGCTGTTCGCCGGGCTCGCGGTCCCGGCGGCCGTAACAGCCATCGATTCCCGCGGCTTTCCACAGGGCTGTGAGAGCGAGTTGGAGCTGTTGATCGTCGGTGTCGCCGAGTTCTACGGCGAGTTCGTCGAACCCGCCGTGCCAGTTCTCGTCATCCGTGAACGACGCCGGATCGCGCATACGAGCCCCCCTCCTCGACGTCGCCGGGCCGGGCGCCGGGCCGCCCGTCAGCTCCGTCGGTGGCCTATGAGGCGCGGCTTCTGCTCCAGCCCGTCGAGGCCGTGCCAGGCGAGGTTGACCAGGTGGGCCGCCACCTCGGACTTCTTCGGCTTACGGACGT
This sequence is a window from Streptomyces sp. NBC_01775. Protein-coding genes within it:
- the pdxR gene encoding MocR-like pyridoxine biosynthesis transcription factor PdxR, translated to MDVHVSLSGPGDLTSRIYRQLLDAILDGRLRPGERLPPTRELAGRLAVARNTVAVAYERLAAEEFVVARVGAGTFVGTGPVTPPAAHARSGSGSGSGSGSGSRTAPTGRGVRPRPLWDGLAPATEPAAATSPPVHDFRVGRPDPGLFPFATWRRLVAGELRASVLRSASGYADPAGHAGLREAVARHVGVSRSVRADAEDVLVTQGAQQALDLIGRILIEPGDHVAVEDPGYPAARQLFRSLGARVIGVPVDDEGLLVSALPATARLVYVTPSHQFPMGMPMSPARRAALLAWASRHGAVIVEDDYDSEFRFGERPLEPLQSLDRTGRVVYVGTFSKTLLPMLRLGFLIAPASLRPALRAAKQLTDWHGDLVGQAALARFIDSGELSRHVRRATRVYAERHEHVMTALRAGFADWLDPVPSAAGLHLSARLRPDAAVDLAAVLDRAGASGIAVESLAAYTAGDRPQPGLALGYGAIATAHVTEGLELLARHFAGRPPR
- a CDS encoding MFS transporter, whose translation is MSRIVPAPGPLRVLALAQLANSLGDGAFYASSALFFTRLVGLSPAQVGLALTFGWTTAVLAGLPLGYLTDRWGPRRTAVVLSVATATTLSAFLVVRTFPLVLLVVCGYACCQAGLASARQALLAALVAPAERTRARAQLQATLNAGLATGAGLGALALALGTRPAYLTVFALDAASFLAAALVLSRLPRTRTAARTRTAARTRTAARTRTAARTLTAARTLTARKALATAPRPTVLRDRPYTLITLLNAVMCLNMPLLSLGLPMWTVQRTDAPAAMAAVLLVVNMLGVVAFQVRVARRVTDLRTATRATKHAGWLMLAACAVYALSGAGIGAGAATVALIVAAVIQVFGEMLHGAGSWEIGFGLAQPDRQGQYQGFFGMGPQLARMLGPVLLTTLLVTWGIPGWLVLGGLFLAAGAAFGPTVRHAEPGRSGPLGPRHDAEAAPGPTAG
- a CDS encoding mycothiol-dependent nitroreductase Rv2466c family protein: MTTADIWFDPKCPWAWNTSRWLLEVERVRDIEVRFHVMSLWLLNEGRQGLEEWYERWLSDTLGPVRVLIAAEREYGTEVLRDLYTAFGDRIHRNKTPIGRELYTGALAELGLTGKLADAAEDTAHDEALRSSHRAGLDPVGEDLGTPALHVTGADGTLNAFFGPVVSPVPRAEAAGRLWDGVLGVSATPGFFELKRGRTESPRVD
- a CDS encoding class I SAM-dependent methyltransferase; its protein translation is MTEPSSLLGATADAYDAVAVRYAELARNELDALPLDRAVLAAFAELARSTDAGPVAELGCGPGRVTAHLRDLGLDVFGVDLSPVMIELARETYPDLRFEVGSMDAMDLADGKLNGIVSWYSVIHTPPQDMPSYFAEFRRILAPGGHLLLGFFESEGEAVTPFDHKVATAYRWPIDDLAGLAGEAGFVEVGRMLREPREEERYRRGHLLMRLGK